A single Phoenix dactylifera cultivar Barhee BC4 chromosome 1, palm_55x_up_171113_PBpolish2nd_filt_p, whole genome shotgun sequence DNA region contains:
- the LOC103697335 gene encoding L-type lectin-domain containing receptor kinase IX.1-like translates to MDLLKILLPKQMALCKSGSLHILVLLRFQLLSIVIPHATPLSFNFTGNELDRPNISFSGNADSVNDAVQLTQNQRDSPLDHSVGSATYSERVPLWDKDSGTLANFTTNFIFAINSFGEYVSGDGLAFFLSPFPFEAPPNSSGAGLGLFTNSGNNTSENNVVAVEFDSFWNPQFNDTSANHVGIDIWSIFSEKQVDLNASIRENAQFIASVSYDAVAQNLSVFLSKASDPQRNWSLFYVVDLRDYLPENVAIGLSASTGDVYESHSIYSWAFNSSNLGSLGPSEAKKKSKTSLVVGLAVGIGILLCGLGLLWSAVSRKRARGGMEAQQEEEEEEEMALELSLNNAFERGGGPRKFSYTALAIATRNFVKEAKLGEGGFGEVYMGMLDDTKQEVAIKRISRDSKQGKKEYISEVTIISRLRHRNLVQLIGYCHQKGDLLLVYEYMSNKSLDRHLYSEERLLTWSERYQIAFGLASALLYLHEEWEQCVVHRDVKPSNVMLDSGFNAKLGDFGLARLVDHDSNMQTTLIAGTRGYIAPEYATTGKASRESDVYSFGVVVLEIACGRKPIDLKEEQDKVNLVEWVWELYGQNMCLTAVDKRLKMELDEKQMERFMIVGLWCAYPDYNLRPSIRQAINVLKFDAPLPDLPPKMPVAMYFPPMNISNLISASSSSGGPSVSSYSTSSNSKMCRSYFE, encoded by the exons ATGGACCTTCTCAAGATCCTGCTTCCTAAGCAAATGGCTCTCTGCAAGTCTGGTTCTCTCCACATCTTAGTTCTCCTCCGCTTTCAGTTGTTATCCATCGTGATCCCCCATGCAACCCCACTCTCCTTCAACTTCACTGGCAATGAACTGGACAGACCAAACATAAGCTTCTCTGGCAACGCCGACTCCGTCAACGACGCCGTCCAACTCACCCAGAACCAGCGGGACTCTCCCCTTGACCATAGCGTTGGAAGCGCCACATATTCCGAACGGGTGCCTCTCTGGGACAAAGATTCAGGAACGCTTGCCAACTTCACAACAAATTTCATATTCGCTATCAACAGCTTCGGAGAATATGTAAGTGGTGACGGGCTTGCCTTCTTCCTCTCACCCTTCCCTTTTGAGGCTCCACCGAACTCATCCGGTGCGGGTCTTGGACTATTTACAAATTCTGGCAATAATACGTCGGAGAATAATGTGGTGGCTGTCGAATTTGATAGCTTTTGGAACCCTCAGTTCAACGATACGAGCGCCAACCATGTGGGCATCGACATTTGGTCGATCTTTTCCGAAAAACAAGTGGACTTGAATGCTAGCATCAGAGAGAATGCACAATTCATTGCATCCGTTAGTTACGATGCTGTTGCTCAAAATTTGAGCGTCTTCCTCAGTAAAGCTTCAGATCCTCAGAGGAATTGGAGTCTGTTTTATGTTGTGGACTTGAGGGACTACCTGCCTGAGAACGTAGCCATTGGTTTGTCAGCTTCCACCGGGGACGTTTACGAGTCGCATAGCATCTATTCCTGGGCTTTCAATTCCTCCAATTTGGGTTCTCTAGGTCCTTCCGAAGCCAAGAAGAAGAGTAAGACGAGCCTAGTGGTGGGGCTTGCTGTTGGTATTGGGATCTTGCTATGTGGGTTGGGTTTGTTGTGGTCCGCAGTATCGCGTAAGAGGGCCAGGGGAGGGATGGAAgcacaacaagaagaagaagaagaagaagagatggcTCTTGAATTGTCCCTCAATAATGCATTCGAGAGAGGTGGCGGCCCTAGGAAATTTTCTTATACTGCACTCGCGATTGCAACCAGAAATTTTGTTAAGGAGGCAAAGCTTGGCGAAGGAGGTTTCGGGGAGGTTTACATGGGAATGTTGGATGATACGAAGCAAGAAGTGGCAATCAAGAGGATTTCTAGAGATTCtaagcaagggaagaaggagTATATTTCAGAAGTCACGATTATAAGCCGGCTGCGGCATCGCAATCTTGTGCAGCTCATCGGCTACTGCCATCAAAAAGGCGATTTGTTGCTTGTCTACGAGTACATGTCGAACAAAAGCCTCGATCGGCATCTATACAGCGAGGAGAGATTGCTAACATGGTCAGAGAGGTACCAGATCGCATTCGGCTTGGCCTCAGCACTGCTCTATCTTCACGAAGAGTGGGAGCAATGTGTGGTCCATAGAGATGTCAAGCCGAGCAACGTGATGTTGGATTCAGGGTTCAATGCTAAACTCGGTGACTTTGGGCTCGCAAGGCTCGTGGATCATGACAGTAACATGCAAACAACGCTCATCGCTGGGACCAGGGGATACATCGCACCTGAATATGCTACCACAG GAAAAGCTAGCAGAGAATCAGATGTATACAGCTTTGGAGTTGTTGTGCTAGAAATTGCATGTGGTAGAAAACCAATTGATTTAAAAGAGGAGCAAGACAAGGTGAATTTGGTAGAGTGGGTTTGGGAGCTTTATGGCCAAAACATGTGTTTAACGGCAGTGGATAAAAGGTTAAAGATGGAATTGGATGAGAAACAAATGGAGCGCTTCATGATTGTAGGGTTGTGGTGTGCCTATCCAGATTACAATCTGAGACCATCgataagacaagcaatcaacgtTCTCAAATTTGATGCTCCACTTCCCGATCTGCCGCCCAAGATGCCTGTAGCAATGTATTTTCCTCCAATGAATATTTCTAATCTTATCTCCGCATCATCATCATCCGGCGGACCTTCAGTTAGTAGCTACTCGACAAGCTCCAACTCAAAAATGTGCAGGAGTTACTTTGAGTAA